The genomic stretch gattctcatgcctcagcctcccaagaagcagctgggataacaggtgtctgccaccaagcctggctaatttttgtattattagtagaaacagggtttcatcacgttggccaggctggtttcaaactcctgacctcaggcgatccgcccaccttggcttcccaaagtgttgggattattggcatgaaccactgcgcctggcactcTAATTCTGTTCTTAACCCTACACTCTTCTCAATGCCCATCCCCATTCCAAGCTCTATCCTGATCCTAATGCCTGATCCTAGAGAGTTGTAACTCACCCAACCTAGACCAGGAAGCCATCCTCAAAGCCAACTCCAAGTTCAAATCACCACCACCCTCTTGGCATCTGGACCTAactccactgcagcctccctctgGGGCCCGCAAGCCCACCTTGGTCTTGATGCAGGTGTCCAGGGCTGAGTTTCTGATGGCCAGCTCCATCCTGAGCTGCTCCGcctccctcttcttctcttccAGCTCCTTGGCCAGGTTGTCTCGTTCCTTCCGCAGCACCGCCTTCTCCTCCAGCGCTAGCTGGGTCTGCCGGGAGCATTCAGCTTGGAGCTTGGCCTCCCGGGCCTGAGCCTCCTTCTCCACCTTCTGTTTCGCCTCCTGACTGGCCCGCAGGCCCTGCTGGGCTTCCAGCTTCTGGCGTTGGAGGTCTGAGTTCTCGCGGGCCACGCGTTCAATATCCGCCCGGAGGCTCCGGGCCAGCTCCTCCACCTTGGAGCTCATGAGGCTGGGCATGTGGTCGCAGGCTCTGCGGATGGAGGCCAATTCCGAGCCCAGGGGATGGTAGAGGTTGTAACCCAGGTTGTCCAGGCTGCGTGGGATAATGGAGTCCCTCCACAGGTTACGAAGATCCATCTCAAACTTGTCCTTGTCCAGGGGCAGGCAGAGGGCTTGCACCTTTTGCAGTTGCTCCTTGGCCAGCTGGCGCTCTTGGTGCTGCAGCTCCCGGTTTTTCACGCATTCAACCAGCTGTTCCTCCACCACACGTTTGTTCAGCAGCACGCTTTCCTTATCCTTAGTGCAAATGGTCTTCTCCTTGGCTATCTCCACCTCCAGCGTCTTCACCTTCTGATTCAGCATGAAGAGCAAGGCTAAGGAAAACAGGACCAGGAGACCCAGGAAGATTGGGGGCTGCCGAGAGCACTGGGCAGGGAGTCTACCACcccggctccctgcagccttagCACTCACCATCGCAGCTCTTGTTCATGTCCTTGAATTGATCTCTGCATTGCTTCTCACTCAAGATGATGGCAGCCATGTACCTCTGATTGTTCGTGTAGATGACCTGCCCGGAAGATAGGGGAAGGACGCAGGACAGAGCTTAGTGTCTTGCCCCTGGGACTGCCTGGACCCAGATCGAGCACCATGGTGGCCAGAGTGAGCTGAGTTCACAAGGGCATGGTCCCTTTATGAGGGAATGTTagaagccaggtgtggcagctcacacctgtcatcccaattacttgggaggctgaggtgggaggatcactcgagcccaggagtctgagaccagcctgggccacatagcgagatcccatctcaataaaacaaacaaacaaaaataaataaacaaaaata from Pan paniscus chromosome 20, NHGRI_mPanPan1-v2.0_pri, whole genome shotgun sequence encodes the following:
- the PLVAP gene encoding plasmalemma vesicle-associated protein, giving the protein MGLAMEHGGSYARAGGSSRGCWYYLRYFFLFVSLIQFLIILGLVLFMVYGNVHVSTESNLQATERRAEGLYSQLLGLTASQSNLTKELNFTTRAKDAIMQMWLNARRDLDRINASFRQCQGDRVIYTNNQRYMAAIILSEKQCRDQFKDMNKSCDALLFMLNQKVKTLEVEIAKEKTICTKDKESVLLNKRVVEEQLVECVKNRELQHQERQLAKEQLQKVQALCLPLDKDKFEMDLRNLWRDSIIPRSLDNLGYNLYHPLGSELASIRRACDHMPSLMSSKVEELARSLRADIERVARENSDLQRQKLEAQQGLRASQEAKQKVEKEAQAREAKLQAECSRQTQLALEEKAVLRKERDNLAKELEEKKREAEQLRMELAIRNSALDTCIKTKSQPMMPVSRPMGPVPNPQPIDPASLEEFKRKILESQRPPAGIPVAPSSG